Proteins encoded in a region of the Syntrophales bacterium genome:
- a CDS encoding pentapeptide repeat-containing protein: protein MPDGDLSNTDMSGANLAMAYLLRANMQNAILVGANMRGTDLTRADLRGADLSGIKRLGLWLRKTNLTGATWIDGSVCGENSISKCR from the coding sequence ATGCCCGACGGTGATTTGAGCAACACCGACATGAGCGGCGCAAATCTCGCCATGGCGTACCTGCTCAGGGCCAATATGCAAAACGCGATCCTGGTGGGAGCAAACATGCGTGGAACCGACCTGACCAGGGCGGATCTGCGGGGAGCCGATCTGAGCGGAATCAAGCGCCTCGGACTGTGGCTGCGTAAGACCAACCTGACGGGGGCCACCTGGATCGACGGCTCGGTCTGTGGCGAAAACTCCATCAGCAAGTGCAGGTAA